The genome window CTCGGCCTCGACCGTCACCCGGCTCAAGATCCGCCCGTGCAGCTTCAGCCGCGCCAGCGACGATTTCTCATAGAGCTCCCGATAGATCACGCTGGGCTGAGCCCCCAGATCCACGAGTCGCGCCGCCGTCTTTAGCGTCCGCGACTCGGTATTCGGAAACCGGAACCAGCCCGTATCGGTCGCGATCGCCGAGAACAGGGCACTGGCCTGCGCGGCCGTGGGCGTCACGCCGAGCGCCTCGGCCAATTCGGTAATCAGAACCCCGGTGGCCGAGGCAGTCGTATCCTTGAACTCGACCGCCCCCAGGTCGTCCGAGCTGACGTGGTGATCGATAACCACCTTCTTGGCGGTCGTCTTCTCCAGGACCTTCCGCAGATCGTGAAGCTGAGCCCAGGCGCTCGTGTCCGCCACGATGTGCACGTCCGTGTCGCACGCCTGCTCGACCGAGACCCCCTCCCCCAGCTTCTGGATCCGCTTCTCGGGATCCAGAAAGGCGAGGTGATCCGGACTGGCCGACGGATTGATGATCCGAACAGTCTTTCCCAAGGCCTCTAGGATCCCCGCGAGCCCCATTTCGGAGCCGAGGGCGTCCGCGTCCGGCCGGACATGGCTGGTCAGCACGAATCGTTGATTCGCCTTCACGATGTCAACGAGCGGCATCCAGTCAATCGGCATCGGTCATTCCTTGGGGCCGCAGGCACAGGGCCCGCAGCGGCAAACGGTTTACAAAGCGGCATCGCAGTGTTTCGAACGGCATTCTATACCGCAAGTAAGCAGGGGCGGGGATCGGGAAGTGCAATCGTCGCGGCCGCCCCCCGCTATAATCCGGAAGCTCCTCTCGCCGACTTCAGGTTCCTTGATGTCCGACACTTCGCCCCCGGCTCCCGAGCCGCAGGACCGCCGCGTCTACATTCCCGAGCCGGAGGGCTGGAAGGCACGGATCAAAATCGGCTGGGACAACGACTACTGCTACGCCAAGTCCCCCGGCCAGGACTACTTTCATCTGCTGCTCAACGGCGAAGTCTATATCCAGAAAGAGCA of Planctomyces sp. SH-PL14 contains these proteins:
- a CDS encoding DHH family phosphoesterase codes for the protein MPIDWMPLVDIVKANQRFVLTSHVRPDADALGSEMGLAGILEALGKTVRIINPSASPDHLAFLDPEKRIQKLGEGVSVEQACDTDVHIVADTSAWAQLHDLRKVLEKTTAKKVVIDHHVSSDDLGAVEFKDTTASATGVLITELAEALGVTPTAAQASALFSAIATDTGWFRFPNTESRTLKTAARLVDLGAQPSVIYRELYEKSSLARLKLHGRILSRVTVEAEGRLAYTYVMRKDFEETGSHPSDTEDLVNDCLTINGTQCAFILVEQQSTQFKCSFRSRTGMDVAKVAEQFGGGGHRQASGAMLPGPFAKALETVLGAMKAALPPQATVASEPAAAE